In the Victivallis sp. Marseille-Q1083 genome, one interval contains:
- a CDS encoding Asp23/Gls24 family envelope stress response protein, whose translation MKEAQEAKRPAKSPTAVVEQTSELGSVQIHDNVISSLVRRAALNVEGVSRLAGSTFVDNIAEIVGSRKIQDRAITIIKQEEGAPKVAVEVKLNIKIGFKVPVVAEAVQRAVIEQVEATTGTTVTEVNVLVQEIEELPEETPETEAE comes from the coding sequence ATGAAAGAGGCTCAGGAAGCAAAACGTCCGGCCAAAAGTCCGACCGCAGTGGTGGAACAGACTTCGGAACTCGGCAGTGTCCAGATTCATGACAATGTCATTTCTTCGCTGGTGCGCCGGGCCGCATTGAACGTCGAAGGTGTCTCCCGGCTGGCCGGCAGCACCTTTGTCGACAACATCGCCGAAATCGTCGGCAGCCGGAAAATCCAGGACCGCGCCATCACGATCATCAAGCAGGAAGAAGGGGCGCCGAAAGTCGCCGTCGAAGTCAAATTGAACATCAAAATCGGGTTCAAGGTTCCGGTCGTCGCCGAAGCGGTGCAGCGCGCCGTCATCGAGCAGGTCGAAGCCACCACCGGGACGACGGTGACGGAAGTCAACGTGCTGGTGCAGGAAATCGAAGAACTCCCGGAAGAAACGCCGGAAACGGAAGCGGAATAA
- the accC gene encoding acetyl-CoA carboxylase biotin carboxylase subunit — protein MFNKILIANRGEIALRIIRACKELGIQSVLVYSQADRDSLPVQMADEAYCIGPAAPGASYLLIDRILSVAAISDVEAVHPGYGFLAENAYFAEACRKHKITFIGPTPEAMRALGDKAVARDTMKKAGVPTTPGSEGLILSESDALKTAHTLKYPVIIKASAGGGGRGMRIAHNDASLIQGYHAAKTEAENAFGDGAMYMEKFLINPRHIEFQILADNYGNVVHLGERDCSIQRRQQKLIEESPSPALNPRLREKMGTAAVKAAKAANYTNAGTIEFLLTDSGEFYFMEMNTRVQVEHPVTEELTGIDIIKEQIRIAAGERLPFRQRDIKFTGHVIECRINAENPDRNFTPSPGLVEKFIPAGGIGVRLDSHVFAGYRIPPYYDSMIAKLIIRGADRTQALARCQRALSEFVVEGVKTTIPFTQKILANKDFKAGKFDTGFIERMMQDIGKVEINQEEKA, from the coding sequence ATGTTTAACAAGATTTTAATTGCCAACCGGGGTGAGATTGCGCTGCGCATCATCCGCGCCTGCAAGGAGCTGGGCATCCAGTCGGTCCTGGTTTATTCCCAGGCGGACCGGGACAGCCTGCCGGTTCAAATGGCCGATGAAGCCTACTGCATCGGCCCGGCGGCGCCCGGCGCCAGTTACCTGTTGATCGACCGTATTCTGAGCGTGGCGGCGATCAGCGACGTCGAAGCGGTGCATCCCGGTTACGGTTTTCTGGCTGAGAACGCCTATTTTGCCGAAGCGTGCCGCAAGCACAAGATCACTTTCATCGGCCCGACGCCGGAAGCGATGCGGGCGCTGGGCGACAAAGCGGTGGCCCGCGATACGATGAAAAAAGCCGGCGTGCCGACCACGCCGGGCAGCGAGGGCCTGATTTTGAGCGAAAGCGACGCGTTGAAAACGGCGCACACGCTGAAGTATCCGGTCATCATCAAAGCATCGGCCGGCGGCGGCGGACGCGGCATGCGGATCGCCCACAACGACGCCAGTTTGATCCAGGGCTACCACGCCGCCAAAACCGAAGCGGAAAATGCCTTCGGCGACGGCGCGATGTATATGGAAAAATTCCTGATCAACCCGCGCCACATCGAATTTCAGATTCTGGCCGACAACTACGGCAATGTGGTTCATCTGGGCGAACGCGACTGCAGCATTCAGCGCCGCCAGCAGAAATTGATCGAAGAGTCGCCGTCGCCGGCGCTGAATCCGCGCCTGCGGGAGAAGATGGGCACCGCGGCGGTCAAAGCGGCCAAGGCGGCCAACTACACCAATGCCGGCACCATTGAATTTCTGTTGACCGACAGCGGCGAGTTTTATTTCATGGAGATGAATACCCGCGTCCAGGTGGAACATCCGGTGACCGAGGAGCTGACCGGCATCGACATCATCAAGGAGCAGATCCGCATCGCCGCCGGCGAACGGCTCCCGTTCCGCCAGCGGGATATCAAATTTACCGGCCATGTCATCGAATGCCGGATCAACGCCGAAAACCCCGACCGCAATTTCACCCCCTCCCCCGGCCTGGTGGAAAAATTCATCCCGGCCGGCGGCATCGGCGTGCGGCTGGATTCCCATGTTTTCGCCGGATACCGGATACCGCCGTATTACGACAGCATGATCGCCAAACTGATCATTCGCGGCGCGGACCGGACGCAGGCGCTGGCCCGCTGCCAGCGGGCGTTGAGCGAATTCGTCGTCGAAGGAGTCAAGACCACCATCCCGTTCACCCAGAAAATCCTGGCCAACAAGGATTTCAAAGCCGGGAAATTCGATACCGGCTTTATCGAACGGATGATGCAGGATATCGGAAAAGTGGAAATCAACCAGGAAGAAAAAGCGTAA
- a CDS encoding nucleoside triphosphate pyrophosphatase — MRFMNRRLLLASKSPRRQELLRQHGVDFTVVTAETPEISSAPEPRRVPEINALRKAEQVGKLYPAAVVIGADTVILYRDEIIGKPRDLAEAAAILHKLAGNVHEVITAVAICCAELRLERQFAVTTRVRFKAVSAAVIDQYLQAVPVLDKAGAYAIQDHGELLIQQIDGDRENVIGLPTGRLLLELNHLNL, encoded by the coding sequence ATGCGTTTCATGAACCGCCGCCTGCTGCTGGCCTCTAAATCGCCGCGCCGGCAGGAACTGCTGCGGCAACACGGCGTCGATTTCACCGTCGTGACGGCAGAGACGCCGGAAATCAGCAGCGCCCCGGAACCACGCCGGGTCCCGGAAATCAATGCGTTGCGCAAAGCGGAACAGGTGGGCAAGCTGTACCCGGCGGCCGTGGTCATCGGCGCCGATACGGTTATTCTGTACCGGGATGAAATCATCGGCAAACCGCGCGACCTGGCCGAGGCGGCGGCAATCTTGCACAAACTGGCCGGCAACGTTCATGAAGTGATCACCGCGGTAGCGATCTGCTGTGCCGAACTGCGGCTGGAGCGGCAATTCGCCGTCACCACCCGAGTCCGGTTCAAGGCGGTCTCCGCAGCGGTGATCGATCAATATCTCCAGGCGGTGCCGGTGCTGGACAAAGCGGGCGCCTACGCCATCCAGGACCACGGCGAACTGCTCATCCAGCAAATCGACGGCGACCGCGAAAA